The Medicago truncatula cultivar Jemalong A17 chromosome 7, MtrunA17r5.0-ANR, whole genome shotgun sequence genome includes the window agtttctcttataatttttctaGGTCATCCTCCACCTCTAGTGATCTGATAAATAGTTTCTCACATCTAATAAAGATGATTTATTCCATAAATAGCATAGAACACAATAGTCACAATTGCCACAGTGCCACTCATCACAAGACAATATCAATTGACATGTTTAAACAGTTCTCTTCTTCCTTCCGCATTTTCATTTAGAAAGATCAACATAATATCTATAGAAGAGACACGACTGGATACTAAATAAGCATTACACATTTACACCGAaacattcttttttgttttcacaAATCCAATGGCATGTTAACTATTCTAAATCTCCAAACAAATTTCAGCTAGAGAAACCTATGTCATGTTGAAGATTGTTATatattccattccattccatgtTTAATAATAACTAGCATTGTCATAAATTAGAATGAAATTACACCCTAAAAATTCTAACTAAAAAACTAATcctaataaaaaagaaaacaccttaaattaaattaaaaatacgaAGTAAAAcacaatttcaaatttgaaaagtgaaattgaaGAGCATATGATAGTACCATGGGCTTATCATAGAAGGGGAAACCTTGCATTTTCCTAAGAGCATTAGAAGCAGAAGTAACATCCTCAAAAATCACCCAAGCTTGACCCTTATGTTTCAGAGTCTTGAAAGCCAAAACCTCAAGTATCTTCCCAAATTGGCTGAAAACAGCGTGCAAAGATTTCTTCAACTCTGCATCAAAATTGaagtatataaataaaaagagtatATAAGTGTATCTATATTGAAAAATTGATgttatgaaaagaaaagaaaaaaaagaacgaACCGTCGATTTTGATTTTTTCGTTGAGGTTGTTGATGTAGATGGTCATGTTTTGAGGGGGTTCGGGGTTAGCGTTAACTTCAGCCATGTTTTAGTTGAGATTtcgaaaatgaaagagagagtgagGTTCTTCACGACGGGGGTAAGGTAAACCCTATAAGCCACTGCCGGAGAAGCTGACCTGTGTGCGACgagtgtttttttgtttgaactATTTTGGGCTTTAGGCCATCTTGTCATGTGGGTCTATTAATATCAACCCCAATTCAATATAAGCTCGAAGTacaatttgagaaaattgttCTTTAGACACCTAGCAATTACTCACAACCATCTTACAAATCCAAAAATGCTCTCCACGCTAGTTAACTACCATTCTATCTTGAACGGTCAAAAATTACTGTTCCGGTGTTGCCATATACATAATGTATTTTGCttggtttttcagtttttttgggTATAATTCCATCGGAACAAGAGTTAAATGTCATTCATGAGCGAACCGTAAGTTAACTACCGttcaatttctattttaaagTGCTTATGAACGATTGATAGGGGCCTAAAGAGTAATATTCACATGTTTATACAAATTTTTACTAGTAATATAAAGGCAGCATAATAACATTATGAAAAcctatgaatattttttaaaaaatcaacactaatatactatttttataaaatattgtttattttgtatGTGAAAAATACTTAAAACGTTTGTGCCATGTCCATCTtagattttatgtgtttgtatCGGAAAGATTTGCTTTTTATGTCCCATTAATTTGTATTTGGTACATAAAGTCGATACCGTTCATGTTCGTCTTGTGCATGAATTTGGTTATTAATAAATTTCGCCGTTTAAAAAGAAAGTTGATACAATAAAAattttaaggctaaaatatggttttagtccctgcaaatatgccccattttggttttagtccctgtaaaaataaaattttgtttttggtccctgcaaaattttttgaaatattttacagggaccaaaaactacaaaattggttcagttataacgtgccacgtatgcaaatcatcacaaaagtggggtcagagactattttctaaaacaattttttgcagtgaccaaaaacaattttttttttatagggactaaaaccaaaacgagacatatttgcaaggactaaaaccatattttagccaaattTTAAAAACTCGTGAGTATTTTCCAAATACCAACATTAATGTGGtagtttttttgtaaaatattagCATTTACACTTTTCTCGTTGTGGATTttaagtgtatatatatatatatatatatatatatatatatatatgtgtgtgtgtgtgtgtgtgtgtgtgagagtaagaatttttaaaaaataaacgaaAATGTGAGTGATGATGTATTAACAAATCTTGAAGCAGGTCAAGTATAATCTGCGTATAGTAAAATCAAGGACTATTATAGTTTTTGTCCACTTATTTTCACTTATTAACAAAATTAGTTACTCCATTTTAAAACAACGTAGTTTGATCCCTCTATCAGATATACGATCTAATGATGTAGAGTGAtcaactataaaaaaattataagaaaacttaaaaaaattcactatttattaagtacaaaaatttAAGGAAAGCACCAaactataattttaaaatgaaaggaCCAATTTCCTAAACCAAGATTGTTCAAATTTAAGAATTTTCTACCATGTAATGTTAAATGGGTTATTTCAGACGgtttattaaaagaaataaaagaaaataagtatCCATAGCTAACTAAACTACATGCACCAAACAATTTTCCAAAGATATTTCTCTCGAATGGAATGAAATGAGTTGGAAGGTTCTCCTCCAAATGCCTAATCGACCAATTATAGTTGTCCACATCTAATATCTATACAGTTGTTGTAACAATGATGAACAAGTTTCGTGGAAGTATCTTAGACTAGAGAGAGCCAAGTCAAAAAGCAAGTCCAGATTCAGCTCACTCACTTGTTAATTGTGTTATTCATTTCATCCACCGCAATTAATTGACTCCACCATGACTTGTGATTCACGACCTGGTCTCCCTCCCACAAAGCCACCCCACGCTCCCAGGTCCCACCTTTCACATATACTTTTCCACCGTTCCTTCGATTGTCTTTTTCGCCGCCCTTCCTTCCACTTTATATATTTGGAAACTTCTTTTCCTCAAAATACTCTTTCTTCCTAAGAAATAAACATTAAAACCAAAATTCCAgaatattcaataaattaatagaataaaattatttaaaatcagatttgattttttgtttgaatttctaCTACCACGTGGCAACAAAACATAGGTTACATATTAATGATGATTTAGTTATAATCGTGCACCTAAATTATCTCCGTAATTATGCGTGACGCGTCCTCAATTTTCTCAACCTTATATAATGCCCCCTACTCACCTATTCTTCACACAACAaaactcttttcttttcttagcTAAGGTGGCACATAGTCCATAACAATAGCTTAGCTTAAACTGTGGAAAGCTTATTCTGTTCATAACtgcttatattttgtttttcaaatcaaacaaataagCTTTCCGTAGTTCAATATGGCTCGTTCTTTCGCTAACGCTAAGGTTTTATCTGCTGTTGTCCTTGAAGGATTCTCCAACACTCTCACAAGGTACGGTGTTTCTTCATGTTATGTTTTTTAACGTTCTTATGTTTCTTAACCTCAGGGTTCAAACACCTATTTCTtaactttaaattttaatgttttgaatgatattgttttaatatatggttttttttttttttaatcaattaaacaGGCGTGGTTACGCGGCGGCAACAGAAAGTGCAACAAGGGTAGTAGGAGGAGTGGTGTCTGTTGGCAACAAGATGGGACCCACAAAGTCTGGGGAAGATGGTTCTTCGACTTATAAGGTTTCATGGGTTCCAGATCCTGTCACTGGTTACTACAAGCCTGAGAATATTAAGGATACTGATGCCGCTGATTTACGTGCTAAGCTTCTCCGCAAAAAATTTAACAACTAATTTCAATCCATTCAAGAAATAGATTTATATTATGTATTTTGGGTTTGTTATTTCAACCGCGGATCTCATGAGCTTTTGGGGTCGATTGTAGATGGCTTATTAAAGCCTTGATTGATTCTGTTAATTGTGAAGATCCTACTCTGTTGGTTTATTCCTCTGTTTATTCACTTTGTTAGTGTTTTTGCGAACCAGAAGAATGATGATTAGTTGCTGATCATAAGTGTTATGGTGTCTTCTAGTCTAATTCAATGgaatttattttaggttttttctagattacctttgaagtttgaagaatggtgggtaatttattggtagggtcaagatagttcatggataccacttaaaaatgtgtttatgtggctaatgtgtattggttgaggtaaattacctaccattcttccatgggtattCTAGTTGTcacctttattttatgattaaatatgtttttaatccttataaatataccaatttttcgttttaatccctctaaaaatttccttcaatttttagtccttataaaattttcaatcaggTCCCtatatttaagttaatttttgtatttttaaatgaaattatgcaaaaatgttaataatattgtaaaaaaaaattcccaaaaaaaaactagaattttttagcaaaacacaaattaaatatgaatttttaaccttcaaaaatataaaaattcatattaaattcatgtttagttaaaaaattctaaatttttttgagagagatttttataatattataaatttttctgaaaaatttcattaaaaaatattaattttatataagaGTTTATTTAAAAGAGGGgccaaaaatgaagatgaaaaaattttaaggaactaaaagttgaaggaaaattttagaaggattaaaatgaaaagttggtatatttataaggactaaaaacatatttaaccctttattttatttttaataattggtTTTAGTGTTtgctcaaaaaagaaaagaaaaagataataataaaagaatacTCTCTCCTTCAAAATAACAGGTTAAGATCTTATTCATTTGCTAAAAATTAATGGACAATGTCATTAGTCATTGGTGAGACAACAAAAAGTATATAGTGGAttcttcattcaaaaaaaaataaaaaatatagtagaTTCTAGTATTAAGTGGACACTACTATTAATTACTCCTTCTTTGTGTTTTTTATCTCACCAAAATAACACCGTTTGTGCACGATTAGATTATGGAGAATTGGTTTAGCTACTTAGATATTGTACATggtaaaaatcaaaattgctcATCAAACTACTAAGATACTCGCTTCTAACATACACAATtggatcactattataagcaaaattttgtattttagatttattcgataaatgatatatgtgacaatacatataaacatataaaaagtCATGGTGAGGTTAACTCAATTAGTAGTgacaatataaaaataacaattaaatcatCAATCGACTATTCATCGCATGTACTATACATATAATTGatacaaaaacaataataaaacataa containing:
- the LOC25499593 gene encoding indole-3-acetic acid-induced protein ARG2, producing MARSFANAKVLSAVVLEGFSNTLTRRGYAAATESATRVVGGVVSVGNKMGPTKSGEDGSSTYKVSWVPDPVTGYYKPENIKDTDAADLRAKLLRKKFNN